The Cohaesibacter intestini genome includes a window with the following:
- a CDS encoding DUF6268 family outer membrane beta-barrel protein, with the protein MSKFSKSLQTALSMFILCLTAPTAIAQEGAPKLSFSTSVAVMGSGKSELGKGNKLQWYRGSLDAALTWAPEPRTSYGAEFSLGRTHYDFDANVLGRSKLDVDEFSLSLPVNMPFMERGGLFFSPQLSYSGQSGAEFEDSITYGAIGAVAWQMSPNLLIGPGVGVFSTFEGSEDDISLFPFLVLDWKFHDDWSLSTGAGSVVSRGPNLQLSYQASDALKFGVEAGYESTEFRLNKNHPISGGIGKQSHVPIAFTANYSPRENLTIAASVGASLGGNLQFNDKNGKKVYDKDYDITPIFGVKMSLEF; encoded by the coding sequence CAGGAAGGGGCCCCGAAGCTTTCCTTCAGCACGAGCGTGGCTGTCATGGGATCCGGAAAATCGGAGCTGGGCAAGGGCAACAAACTGCAATGGTATCGCGGCAGCCTGGATGCTGCTTTAACATGGGCTCCCGAACCAAGAACATCATATGGAGCGGAATTCAGTTTGGGACGCACCCACTATGATTTCGATGCCAATGTTCTTGGCCGGAGTAAACTTGATGTTGATGAATTCAGCCTTTCCCTGCCCGTCAACATGCCTTTCATGGAGCGCGGCGGTCTGTTCTTCTCGCCTCAACTCTCCTATTCGGGACAGTCAGGTGCTGAATTCGAGGACAGCATAACGTATGGCGCCATCGGCGCTGTGGCCTGGCAAATGTCACCCAACCTGTTGATCGGGCCGGGCGTCGGTGTCTTCAGCACATTTGAAGGCAGCGAAGACGACATCAGCCTCTTCCCGTTTCTGGTTTTGGATTGGAAATTTCATGACGACTGGTCCCTGTCGACAGGGGCGGGTTCGGTTGTCAGTCGTGGCCCGAACTTGCAATTGTCCTATCAGGCGAGCGATGCCCTCAAGTTTGGCGTGGAAGCCGGATATGAAAGCACGGAGTTCCGGCTCAACAAAAATCATCCTATTTCTGGTGGCATAGGCAAACAAAGCCATGTGCCGATTGCCTTCACAGCCAACTACAGCCCGCGGGAAAATCTAACCATCGCAGCCTCCGTTGGAGCCTCGCTGGGGGGGAACCTGCAGTTCAATGACAAGAACGGCAAAAAGGTCTATGACAAAGATTATGACATCACGCCGATCTTTGGCGTCAAGATGTCACTTGAATTCTAG
- a CDS encoding TetR/AcrR family transcriptional regulator: MNSKKTPSQSSVRRRPKQERAKVMVEAVLESTQLLLADVGYEATNTTRIAERAGMSIGSLYQYFSNRDEIIEELQRRHHHETSAIMEKAFAEAESLPLDDAIRRLVRATVDLHQNEPELHRVLTEVVPVSVNAESRAAMSEKIDAAQQRLFQRLASELPIRNITATALVIRETVEGSIHRAVLHGHSGYIDVVAEEVVRMVISYLRSHQTA; the protein is encoded by the coding sequence ATGAACAGCAAGAAAACGCCATCTCAATCGTCCGTTCGCCGGCGCCCCAAACAGGAGCGAGCAAAAGTCATGGTGGAAGCGGTATTAGAGAGTACGCAGTTGCTGCTGGCAGACGTCGGATATGAAGCCACCAATACGACACGCATTGCCGAAAGAGCCGGAATGAGCATTGGGTCGCTGTATCAATATTTCTCCAATCGCGATGAGATCATCGAGGAGTTGCAGCGTCGACATCATCATGAGACGTCTGCCATCATGGAGAAGGCATTTGCAGAAGCGGAATCGTTGCCGCTTGACGATGCGATCCGCAGGCTGGTTCGGGCAACGGTTGACCTCCACCAAAATGAGCCTGAGTTGCATCGCGTCCTGACCGAAGTCGTGCCAGTATCGGTCAATGCGGAAAGCAGAGCCGCCATGTCCGAAAAGATCGACGCAGCACAACAAAGACTGTTTCAGCGTCTGGCCAGCGAGCTTCCTATTCGTAACATCACAGCCACTGCACTTGTCATCCGTGAGACGGTGGAGGGCAGCATCCACCGCGCTGTCCTCCATGGTCATTCTGGATATATAGACGTTGTCGCTGAAGAGGTGGTGCGAATGGTGATCTCGTATCTCAGAAGCCACCAGACAGCCTAA
- a CDS encoding fumarylacetoacetate hydrolase family protein: MRYFYYIIVAIAACYGALFVALQLPMVSRTQPIEAALPISQLANPGKALTFARANVDGMPHMLLVTELTGQGAKAIDLSVMAGRDLNDPFDALDHFGRPALVQMADAHQKTAQSFDQTQLLAAVQGSRHISFGTNFLDHGTEVHNETPFYFPRLTEPTPSISSLPIDPEHQMIDYEVELCMSFDRPIAKLEDFDAARKLVFLCGDFSDRKVMLDGMPDNEETLSGIGFTDAKSLPGFFPTGPYMVVPDDWQAFIASEVIGTSLNGEPMQLTTGNMMIEDFRAMTDIALKSGSETKWTHHGNPVGLLPTGRIETQQVLLSGTTEGVLFRPPSLKAKITLGAKYAMTGRFLTGMSGFRSVVNDSINAAITDKIMLMPGDKVKHHSSRLGTIVTTIKKRNLDMP, translated from the coding sequence TTGAGATATTTCTATTACATTATTGTTGCAATCGCGGCCTGCTATGGGGCGTTATTCGTCGCCTTGCAATTGCCAATGGTGTCGCGCACCCAACCCATCGAGGCGGCGTTGCCGATCTCCCAGCTTGCAAATCCGGGTAAGGCCTTGACCTTTGCACGCGCCAATGTTGACGGCATGCCCCATATGCTGCTGGTCACCGAGTTGACGGGGCAAGGAGCCAAGGCCATCGATCTCAGTGTGATGGCTGGGAGAGACCTCAATGATCCTTTTGATGCTCTGGACCATTTTGGACGACCGGCACTCGTCCAGATGGCTGATGCGCACCAGAAGACGGCCCAGTCGTTCGATCAGACGCAGTTGCTTGCAGCTGTTCAAGGCTCCCGACATATTTCCTTTGGAACGAACTTTCTCGATCACGGAACAGAGGTGCACAACGAAACCCCGTTCTATTTTCCCCGCCTCACCGAACCAACTCCCTCCATATCCAGCCTGCCAATCGACCCCGAGCACCAGATGATTGATTATGAGGTGGAACTTTGCATGAGCTTTGACCGCCCCATCGCAAAGCTCGAAGATTTTGACGCGGCGCGGAAGCTGGTTTTCCTTTGCGGAGACTTCAGTGATCGCAAGGTGATGCTGGACGGAATGCCTGACAATGAAGAAACCCTCAGTGGCATTGGTTTTACGGATGCAAAGAGCTTGCCCGGATTCTTCCCCACCGGCCCCTATATGGTGGTGCCAGATGACTGGCAGGCCTTCATTGCAAGCGAGGTGATTGGCACCAGCCTGAACGGCGAGCCTATGCAGTTGACCACTGGCAACATGATGATCGAGGACTTCCGCGCCATGACCGATATTGCCTTGAAGAGCGGATCAGAGACAAAATGGACTCATCACGGCAACCCGGTTGGCCTGCTGCCCACGGGGCGCATCGAGACCCAGCAAGTGCTTCTGTCCGGCACCACCGAAGGGGTGTTGTTTCGTCCCCCCAGCCTCAAAGCCAAGATCACCCTAGGTGCAAAATACGCCATGACAGGGCGTTTCTTGACCGGAATGTCGGGATTTCGATCAGTCGTCAATGACTCGATCAACGCCGCAATCACCGACAAGATCATGCTAATGCCCGGTGACAAGGTAAAGCACCATTCCAGCCGCCTTGGCACGATCGTCACAACAATCAAAAAGCGAAATTTGGACATGCCCTGA
- a CDS encoding DUF6653 family protein codes for MTLERKVANVFRLTDENWMKHSNPWSVWTRYSVLPIIVLAFWCRVWIGWWCLIPGLASLFWMFLNPIFFPKPKSTKNWASRSVLGERVYLNRDRIDIPEIHKTPLYSILNTISSIGMLIAIWSIIYYSIWGAVLGVALAYLGKSWYLDRMVWLYEMMKSESEEYQSWDY; via the coding sequence ATGACGCTCGAACGAAAAGTCGCGAATGTTTTTAGGCTTACAGATGAAAACTGGATGAAGCATTCCAACCCTTGGAGTGTCTGGACAAGATATTCTGTCCTCCCCATTATTGTATTGGCTTTTTGGTGTCGGGTCTGGATCGGCTGGTGGTGTTTGATCCCAGGGCTCGCATCCTTGTTTTGGATGTTTTTGAATCCCATCTTTTTTCCCAAACCAAAATCAACAAAGAACTGGGCCTCCAGATCGGTGCTGGGCGAAAGGGTTTATCTCAACAGGGACAGGATCGACATTCCGGAGATTCACAAAACTCCTCTTTACTCGATACTCAATACGATTTCTTCAATCGGTATGCTGATAGCAATCTGGTCGATCATCTACTACTCCATTTGGGGCGCAGTCCTTGGCGTCGCCTTGGCCTATCTGGGGAAAAGTTGGTACCTTGATCGAATGGTCTGGCTATATGAAATGATGAAGTCGGAAAGCGAAGAATACCAAAGTTGGGACTACTAG
- the smpB gene encoding SsrA-binding protein SmpB, which yields MAQKKKKSDPNNRVVAENRKARHNYEIGDVIEAGLQLKGTEVKSLRLGVANIAESYASDENGEIVLINSNIPEYDQGNRFNHEPRRPRKLLLHKREIAKLLQGVQRDGMTIVPLKLYFNDKGIAKLAIALAKGKKDYDKRQDAKKRDWQRDKARLMRERG from the coding sequence ATGGCACAGAAAAAGAAGAAAAGCGATCCGAACAACCGTGTTGTCGCGGAGAATCGGAAAGCGCGACACAATTATGAGATCGGCGATGTGATCGAGGCAGGGCTGCAGCTCAAGGGCACGGAAGTGAAGTCCTTGCGGCTGGGTGTTGCCAACATTGCCGAGTCTTATGCGTCAGACGAAAATGGTGAAATTGTCCTGATCAATTCCAATATACCCGAATATGATCAGGGCAATCGGTTCAACCACGAACCACGCCGTCCACGCAAATTGCTGTTGCATAAACGCGAAATCGCCAAATTGCTGCAAGGGGTCCAGCGCGATGGGATGACCATTGTGCCGCTGAAGCTCTATTTCAATGACAAGGGTATTGCCAAGCTGGCGATAGCCCTGGCGAAGGGCAAGAAGGACTATGACAAGCGGCAGGACGCCAAGAAGCGCGACTGGCAGCGCGACAAAGCCCGCTTGATGCGTGAGCGGGGATAA
- the dapA gene encoding 4-hydroxy-tetrahydrodipicolinate synthase: MFKGSCTALITPFRDGAVDYKAFESFVDWQITEGTHGLVPVGTTGESPTLSHDEHKKVVETCVKVANGRVPVIAGAGSNSTTEAIDLAKHAEKAGADGVLLVTPYYNKPCQDGLYLHFKAVADAISLPIIMYNIPPRSVIDMSVETMARLFEDCENIVGVKDATADLTRVTRQRLAMGPDFIQLSGEDPTALGYNAQGGVGCISVSSNVAPRLCSRFQEACLEGDWTTALELHDLLSPLHRAMFLQPSPAGAKYALSVLGKIENEIRLPLISAKEEVKAEIEDAMKVAGLI; encoded by the coding sequence ATGTTCAAAGGATCTTGCACCGCTCTTATCACCCCTTTTCGTGACGGCGCTGTGGACTACAAGGCCTTTGAGTCTTTTGTCGACTGGCAAATCACTGAAGGTACGCATGGTCTTGTACCGGTGGGCACCACCGGAGAATCCCCAACGCTTAGCCATGATGAGCACAAGAAAGTTGTCGAAACCTGCGTCAAGGTCGCAAATGGGCGTGTGCCCGTGATTGCGGGTGCGGGCTCTAACTCGACCACGGAAGCGATCGATCTTGCCAAACATGCCGAGAAAGCCGGTGCCGATGGGGTTCTGTTGGTGACGCCTTATTATAACAAGCCTTGTCAGGATGGCCTCTATCTGCATTTTAAGGCAGTTGCTGATGCGATTTCCTTGCCGATCATCATGTATAACATCCCGCCTCGCTCCGTAATCGACATGAGCGTCGAGACCATGGCGCGATTGTTTGAGGATTGCGAGAATATCGTTGGTGTCAAGGATGCAACCGCAGACCTTACCCGCGTCACCCGTCAGCGTTTGGCAATGGGGCCGGACTTCATCCAGCTGTCCGGTGAGGATCCAACCGCGCTTGGTTACAACGCGCAGGGTGGTGTGGGCTGTATTTCGGTCTCGTCAAACGTGGCTCCGCGCCTGTGCAGCCGATTCCAGGAGGCTTGTCTGGAAGGGGACTGGACCACCGCGCTGGAATTGCATGACCTCTTGTCCCCTTTGCATCGCGCCATGTTCCTCCAGCCAAGCCCGGCTGGTGCCAAATATGCACTGTCGGTGCTCGGGAAAATCGAAAATGAGATCCGTCTGCCCCTGATCTCTGCCAAGGAAGAGGTGAAAGCCGAGATTGAAGATGCAATGAAGGTTGCAGGTCTGATCTAA
- a CDS encoding lytic transglycosylase domain-containing protein: MHRIALTALTLIALSAQSLAQSAGIAPPLPQPKPDAAPVAAPVAAPVPPPVPAPPAAGSITPAPVNLTRQTVEHLIDTHGIDNGQHPESLSVLPKTKPGLTPIAAASQPAATSQPVKAALPKVERHRTDIAAQRGSLEQALDALSKRKPKVALAIHKGMKPSLDRAILTYILTVGAYRDFPAYEIKSFYDRKTNWPSRSLTVRRIEEALARETPPGPALSRAFGNQIPKSTSAAIEVAIAHARSGKAKQAARIIRPIWRGEGLSAKLESRILSNLRSVLGRDDHFHRASYLLYRERANGAIRMKKLLTNGQKRLVDARVAVIRKKRNASSKLSAVPRSLRADPGYIFSYIQHLRRSGKVTKAADMLIKAPRDPKKLINHREWWIERRLLSRIMLNKGDARRAYKIAARHTAQSGKDISEAEFHAGFFALRYLKDHKTAAVHFEKSWKQASRDRDKSRGLYWQGRAWEAAGNRQVAEKFYKAAASPVYYYGQLALEELGQTRLRLSHPPAASAEVKARFDRRELVKAIKRLKAVGHGKRSGPLFRHLARALDDPSEIALAHRLAQNYGLHQYAVQIGKIALSRNMPAHKMAFPLNVIPRSAKTNGVDKALIYALTKQESVFNIQAVSHANARGLMQMLPATAKSTARKVGVRYSRAKLTSDPKYAVRLGSHFLKENLDRFGGSYILTFAAYNAGPGRPPQWIERFGDPRTNRVSAIDWVERIPFTETRDYVMKLMENLQVYEARIHDRPLDISKDLKRGQP; the protein is encoded by the coding sequence ATGCACAGAATTGCGCTAACGGCCTTAACACTGATCGCCCTGTCAGCCCAAAGCCTCGCCCAAAGTGCAGGTATCGCCCCGCCTTTGCCGCAGCCAAAGCCGGATGCAGCGCCAGTCGCTGCCCCAGTCGCGGCCCCTGTGCCGCCCCCTGTGCCGGCTCCACCTGCGGCTGGGTCGATCACCCCTGCTCCGGTCAATCTGACCCGTCAGACCGTCGAGCATCTGATCGACACCCATGGCATAGACAACGGCCAGCATCCCGAGAGCCTGTCGGTCCTGCCCAAGACCAAACCGGGTCTCACTCCGATTGCTGCCGCATCCCAGCCAGCAGCAACCAGCCAACCAGTCAAAGCGGCCTTGCCGAAGGTGGAACGCCATCGCACAGACATTGCCGCACAACGAGGCTCGCTTGAACAGGCCCTTGATGCGCTGTCGAAACGCAAGCCCAAGGTGGCTCTGGCGATTCACAAAGGCATGAAGCCTTCGCTTGACCGGGCAATCCTGACCTACATCCTGACCGTCGGCGCCTATCGCGATTTTCCTGCCTATGAGATCAAGTCCTTTTATGACCGCAAAACCAACTGGCCCAGTCGCAGCCTGACGGTGCGCAGGATCGAGGAAGCGCTCGCCCGCGAAACTCCGCCCGGCCCGGCCCTGTCTCGTGCCTTTGGCAACCAGATCCCGAAATCCACCAGTGCAGCCATTGAGGTGGCCATCGCCCATGCCCGTTCTGGCAAAGCCAAACAGGCGGCAAGGATCATTCGTCCAATCTGGCGCGGCGAAGGTTTGTCCGCCAAGCTTGAAAGCCGCATCCTGTCGAACCTACGCTCCGTGCTGGGCCGCGATGACCACTTCCACCGTGCCAGCTATTTGCTCTATCGCGAACGCGCCAATGGGGCAATCCGGATGAAAAAGCTGCTGACCAACGGCCAAAAACGTCTGGTCGACGCACGCGTGGCGGTCATCCGCAAAAAACGCAATGCCAGCAGCAAGTTAAGCGCGGTGCCGCGTTCGCTCCGCGCCGATCCGGGCTACATCTTTTCTTACATCCAGCATCTGCGCCGCAGCGGCAAGGTCACCAAAGCTGCTGATATGCTGATCAAGGCCCCGCGTGACCCCAAGAAACTAATCAATCATCGCGAATGGTGGATTGAACGTCGTCTCCTGTCGCGCATCATGCTCAACAAGGGCGATGCCCGCCGTGCCTACAAGATTGCAGCCCGCCACACGGCCCAGTCTGGCAAGGATATCTCCGAGGCGGAGTTTCATGCGGGCTTCTTTGCTCTGCGTTATCTCAAGGACCACAAGACCGCAGCGGTGCATTTTGAAAAGAGCTGGAAACAGGCGAGCCGAGACCGGGACAAATCCCGCGGCCTCTATTGGCAGGGCCGCGCATGGGAAGCCGCTGGCAACCGGCAGGTAGCAGAGAAATTCTACAAGGCGGCCGCCAGTCCGGTTTATTATTATGGCCAGCTGGCGCTCGAAGAGCTTGGCCAGACACGGTTGCGCCTGTCCCATCCACCAGCAGCCAGCGCCGAGGTCAAGGCACGATTTGACCGGCGCGAACTGGTCAAAGCCATCAAGCGCCTGAAGGCAGTGGGTCACGGCAAACGCTCCGGTCCGCTCTTCCGCCATCTGGCCCGCGCCCTCGATGATCCGTCCGAAATCGCGCTCGCGCACCGTCTGGCCCAGAACTATGGCCTGCATCAATATGCCGTCCAGATCGGCAAGATTGCCCTTAGTCGTAACATGCCCGCCCACAAGATGGCCTTCCCGCTCAATGTCATTCCACGCTCGGCCAAGACCAATGGCGTCGACAAAGCCCTGATTTATGCCCTGACCAAGCAGGAAAGCGTCTTCAACATTCAGGCCGTCAGCCATGCCAACGCGCGCGGTTTGATGCAGATGCTGCCCGCCACAGCCAAAAGCACCGCACGAAAAGTCGGAGTGCGCTATTCTCGCGCCAAGCTGACAAGCGACCCCAAATATGCCGTGCGGCTGGGCAGCCATTTCCTCAAGGAGAATCTCGACCGCTTTGGCGGCTCCTACATCCTCACTTTCGCGGCCTACAATGCGGGCCCAGGCCGTCCACCCCAGTGGATCGAACGCTTTGGCGATCCGCGCACCAACCGGGTCAGCGCCATCGATTGGGTGGAACGAATTCCCTTCACCGAAACGCGGGACTATGTCATGAAGCTGATGGAGAATTTGCAGGTTTACGAGGCGCGAATCCATGATCGCCCGCTGGACATTTCCAAAGACCTGAAACGCGGCCAGCCATAG
- a CDS encoding alpha/beta fold hydrolase produces the protein MSDPMQPIVRRFEITAGDGLILRGEVFGDRLWTGTPVICLPGLTRNSRDFHPLAERLASDPDNPRFVMILNSRGRGPSDYDKNPENYNIVVEANDALHALAAAGLHEAIFIGTSRGGLLTMAIAALRPTAIAAAVMNDIGPVIDVTGLARIKTYLNRAKPVEDWDDAISFVKIANSGQFEALSEENWQQMAQMTFRDDNGKPARDYDIAIAKAMNDVDLSIPLPDAWPQFLAMSHAPVLVLRGAHSDILKAETVRQMVARHPDCQAHEVPGQGHAPLFVKDELNDLVAAFLAEVDTKRIERTPCANPAFQTETEITYLEHPNQPDEDKIPEATPEEAPPPRELTEEDIRRAKEQKLQDVLDIASEMAAMVEEEKSASHR, from the coding sequence ATGAGCGACCCGATGCAGCCGATTGTAAGACGGTTTGAAATCACCGCTGGTGACGGACTGATCCTGCGAGGCGAAGTCTTTGGCGATCGCTTGTGGACGGGCACGCCGGTCATTTGCCTGCCGGGCCTCACCCGCAACAGCCGGGACTTTCACCCCCTTGCGGAGCGTCTTGCCAGCGACCCGGACAATCCCCGCTTCGTGATGATCCTCAACAGCCGCGGACGTGGTCCGTCCGACTATGACAAGAATCCGGAGAATTACAACATTGTGGTCGAGGCCAATGACGCCCTTCATGCGCTGGCCGCAGCCGGACTGCATGAGGCCATTTTCATCGGCACCTCGCGTGGCGGCCTTCTCACCATGGCCATTGCGGCCTTGCGCCCCACCGCCATTGCAGCAGCAGTGATGAATGATATCGGCCCGGTGATTGACGTCACGGGTCTGGCTCGCATCAAGACCTACCTCAATCGCGCCAAGCCGGTGGAGGACTGGGACGATGCAATCTCGTTCGTCAAGATTGCCAATTCCGGTCAGTTCGAAGCCCTGAGCGAAGAAAACTGGCAGCAAATGGCCCAAATGACTTTCCGCGATGACAATGGCAAGCCAGCCAGAGACTATGATATCGCCATTGCCAAGGCCATGAATGACGTTGATCTTTCAATTCCCTTGCCAGACGCCTGGCCGCAGTTCCTCGCCATGTCCCACGCGCCGGTTCTGGTGCTGCGCGGCGCACACTCCGACATTCTGAAAGCTGAAACAGTCCGCCAGATGGTGGCCCGCCATCCTGATTGTCAGGCTCACGAAGTGCCGGGACAGGGGCACGCTCCGCTCTTCGTCAAAGACGAGCTCAACGATTTGGTTGCCGCCTTCCTCGCCGAGGTGGACACAAAGCGCATAGAGCGCACTCCATGTGCCAACCCGGCCTTCCAGACCGAAACCGAAATCACCTATCTCGAACATCCCAATCAGCCCGATGAGGACAAGATTCCCGAGGCCACACCGGAAGAGGCCCCGCCCCCAAGGGAGCTGACCGAGGAGGACATTCGCCGCGCCAAAGAGCAGAAACTACAGGATGTGCTCGACATTGCCAGCGAAATGGCAGCCATGGTCGAAGAAGAGAAATCCGCCTCCCACCGATAG
- the thiB gene encoding thiamine ABC transporter substrate binding subunit, translating to MKALTLSLISAALLASTSFSATADDKPTLTVYAYDSFVAEWGPGPAIKKGFEETCGCTVTYVAPGDATETFNRVRLEGKNTKADILVGLDSNLVADAEKSGLFEAHGLTTDHLSLPIDWDASTYMPFDWGYFAFVYDSNKVEDAPKSFDELLNAPEDLKILIQDPRSSTPGLGLLLWIKDVYGDKAGEVWAKLAPRIVTVTKGWSEAYGMFLEGQAQMVLSYTTSPAYHIVAEEKTNYHAAAFADGHYMQVELAAITKASAHKDLAKSFLAYLTGPAAQKVIPTTNWMYPVALDKAELPEAFGTLVQPDKARLIAPKDVPSIRREALDEWLSALSQ from the coding sequence ATGAAGGCATTGACCCTTTCTCTCATCAGCGCCGCCCTTTTGGCGTCCACATCCTTTTCGGCAACCGCCGACGACAAGCCGACCCTCACCGTCTACGCCTATGATTCCTTTGTTGCCGAATGGGGCCCCGGCCCTGCCATCAAGAAAGGATTTGAAGAGACCTGCGGCTGCACGGTGACTTATGTCGCACCCGGGGATGCAACCGAGACCTTCAACCGCGTCCGTCTTGAAGGCAAGAACACCAAAGCCGACATTCTGGTGGGGCTGGACTCAAACCTTGTCGCCGATGCCGAGAAAAGCGGTTTGTTCGAGGCCCACGGCCTGACGACAGATCACCTCTCCCTGCCGATTGACTGGGATGCCTCCACCTATATGCCGTTTGACTGGGGCTATTTTGCCTTTGTCTATGACAGCAACAAAGTGGAAGACGCGCCCAAGAGCTTCGATGAGCTGCTGAATGCGCCCGAAGATCTCAAGATCCTCATTCAGGATCCACGCTCCTCCACCCCGGGTCTTGGATTGCTGCTCTGGATCAAGGATGTCTATGGCGACAAGGCCGGCGAAGTCTGGGCCAAGCTTGCCCCACGTATCGTCACCGTCACCAAGGGCTGGTCGGAGGCCTATGGCATGTTCCTTGAAGGGCAGGCCCAGATGGTGCTGAGCTATACCACGTCCCCGGCCTATCACATCGTGGCAGAAGAAAAGACCAACTATCACGCAGCCGCCTTTGCCGATGGTCACTATATGCAGGTTGAACTGGCCGCCATCACCAAAGCAAGCGCCCACAAGGACCTCGCCAAGAGCTTCCTTGCTTATCTGACTGGCCCGGCTGCGCAAAAGGTCATTCCGACCACCAATTGGATGTATCCGGTGGCGCTTGACAAGGCCGAGTTGCCTGAAGCCTTTGGCACACTGGTCCAACCGGACAAAGCCCGCCTGATCGCACCCAAGGACGTCCCGTCCATCCGCCGCGAAGCACTGGATGAATGGCTTTCGGCCCTCAGCCAATAA